One window of the Triticum dicoccoides isolate Atlit2015 ecotype Zavitan chromosome 3B, WEW_v2.0, whole genome shotgun sequence genome contains the following:
- the LOC119276833 gene encoding pseudo histidine-containing phosphotransfer protein 5-like, which produces MDYSNLRRQAASLKKGLFDQGHLDEQFRQVEDLQDEASPNFVEEVVVVFFKDSGRLISNLEQALEKYPRDFSRWDAYMQQLKGSCSSIGASRMKNECMSFRDNCGQRNVEGCMGSLQKLKREHAILRQKLESYFQLLRQAGPAGAATRPAM; this is translated from the exons ATGGATTATTCTAATTTGAGGCGACAAGCTGCTTCTTTGAAGAAGGGCCTCTTTGATCAG GGTCACCTTGATGAGCAGTTTCGTCAGGTGGAAGACTTGCAGGATGAAGCTAGTCCTAATTTTGTGGAAGAAGTTGTGGTGGTGTTCTTCAAAGATTCTGGCAGGCTAATATCAAACCTTGAGCAAGCTCT GGAGAAGTACCCCAGAGATTTCAGCAGGTGGGATGCATACATGCAGCAACTGAAAGGCAGCTGTTCCAG CATCGGTGCTTCTAGGATGAAGAATGAATGCATGTCATTCAGGGATAACTGTGGGCAACGAAATGTTGAAGG TTGCATGGGGTCTCTCCAGAAACTGAAGAGGGAGCATGCCATCCTGAGGCAGAAACTAGAATCCTATTTCCAG CTGCTGCGACAAGCTGGTCCTGCTGGAGCGGCCACTAGACCTGCCATGTAA